The sequence below is a genomic window from Candidatus Zixiibacteriota bacterium.
CTCAATGACTGCGACGGGATAGCGATGCTTGAAATCAACATCTCCTGCCCGAATGTCGGGGCTGACGGGCTCGAGTTTTCGAGTTCTGAACAATCGGCGCATAAACTGACGTCAGAACTGAAAAAAGTATCGAAATATCCGCTGATCATAAAACTATCGCCGAATGTCACCAATATAGCTGCAATAGCTAAATCCTGCGAGGACGCTGGCGCGGATGCGCTCTCGCTGATCAATACGCTGGTCGGAATGGGAGTGGATCATTATACTTTCAAACCGAAACTGACAAATATCACCGGTGGTCTTTCCGGCCCTGCAATAAAACCGGTCGCTCTAGCGTGTGTCATGAAAGTCTACGGTCAAGTGAGAATACCGCTGATAGGCATTGGTGGAATCATGAATCACTACGATGTGGCGCAGTTCTTTATCGTCGGGGCAACGGCTGTTCAGTTCGGGACGGCGAATTTCATCGATCCTAACGCGACCATTGATGCAGTCGACGGACTCAAAAAGTACTTGCGCGATATAAACATTCCTGCTATAAGACAGCTTGTTGGGAGACTCAGGACCTGATATGAAATACAAAGAGAAAATCGCGCAGTTGGTCACGGAAAGAAAAACTGTGATCTGTGTCGGGCTCGACACTGACATTGAAAAGATCCCCGCACACCTGAAGACGTTCGATAACCCGATACTCGAATTCAACAGGCAGATAATCGAGGCTACCTCCGACATTGTCTGTTCCTACAAGCCGAACATTGCATTTTATGAGAGCCTGGGGAGTCAAGGATGGGAGGTTCTCAAGAAGACTGTCGAGGCTGTGCCGAAATCAGTTCCGGTGATTATTGATGCTAAGCGGGGTGACATCGGCAATACGTCGGCTATGTATGCAAAAGCGATCTTCGAGGATCTTGGCGGTGACGCTGTGACACTCTCACCATATCTCGGTGAGGATTCTCTTGCGCCGTTTATCGAGTACAAAGATAAATTCTCGTTCATTCTCTGTGTGACATCGAATGCCGGCGCGCAGGATTTTCAGTTTCTGGAAGTCAATGATCGGCCTTTGTACCATCACGTCGCGGAGTCCGTTCTGAAATGGAACAAGAATGACAATCTCGGGCTGGTGGTCGGTGCACCATATCCTCAGAAGATAAAAGAACTTAGAGCGATATCAGGAAATCTGCCGTTCCTGATTCCCGGCGTTGGGGCGCAGGGTGGGGATCTTGAAGCGGCTGTCAGATTCGGGTCCGATGAAGGCACAAGTCTCGTCGTCGTGAACAATGCGCGAGCGGTCCTGTATGCCTCCGATGGGGTCGATTTCGCCGAGAAGGCTCGAGAAGAGGTCCAGAAGCTCAATCAGATAATCTCCGGTCTCGGCATTTATTGACCGCCGGTATCGAGAGACTGAAGCTTTGCTGTCACCGGCACGATAATAGTAATATGTGCTGTCTCCTGGACAGGCTTAGCTGCCTCGCGCGATAGACGCGCCATGAAACTGCACGGTTCGATGACTTGTTATTAGATTGTAGCAATCAATTAAACAGGAGGATATTCTGGTGGCTGGTTCACTCTTGGCAGATGAAACGAGCGGTTCTAACCAGACGACTATAGATACAATTCCGATTCTGCCTCTGAAAGGCATGGTGGTTTTCCCATATGTTGTCGTGCCACTGATGATATCGAGTCAGAAGAACGCTCGGCTTGTTGACGACGCGCTCATGGCAGGACGGACAATCGGGCTTGTGGCACAGAAATCGGGGGAGAGTGACAGCCCCGGACCAGATGACATCTATCGGATCGGAACGACGGCGACTATCCTGAAGATGCTCAGGTTTCCTGATGGGAGTGTCAGGTTTCTTGTACAGGGTCTTTCTCGATTCAGAATCACTGAATTTACGGAACTCTCGCCGAATCTCACTGCGAAGGTTGAGTATCTCGATGAGCACACCGGAGATAGTATCAAGATAGAAGCTCTCAACAGGAATATCCTCGAAATTCTCAGGAAAGTTGTCGATCTCGCGCCAAATCTGGCGGAGGAGGTTTACGTCTCCGCTCTTAATCAGGAGAGCCCATCGAAACTGGCCGACTACGCTGCTACGAATATTAACATCTCACAGGAGGAGCGACAGGAGTTACTGGAGACTCTCGATGTGAGGAAGAGGCTTGAGAAGGTCCACGCATACTTGAACAAAGAGCTCGAAGTGCTCGAATTGTCGAAGAAGATACAGTCGGATGCTGCGTCCGAGATGGGAAAGTCACAGAAGGAATACATCCTTCGCGAACAACTCAAGGCAATCCACCGCGAACTCGGTGAGGCGGATGACCGCACAGCCGAAGTCGAGGAGTTCAAGCAGAAGATCGGCGAGGCAAAAATGCACCCGGTGGCACAGGAGGCCGCTCTCAAGGAACTCGATCGGCTGTCGCGTATGAACCCATCGGCGGCTGAATATACAGTCTCGCGAACATATATCGAGTGGCTGATTAGCCTGCCCTGGGCAATATCGATTGAAGATGATCTTGATATCAAACGCGCTGCGAAGATTTTGAACGAAGATCACTATGATCTGGAGAAGGTCAAGGAGCGCATTCTGGAATATCTTGCGGTGCGGATGCTGAAGCCTGATGTGAAGGGTCCGATTCTCTGTTTCGCGGGTCCTCCCGGTGTCGGGAAAACTTCTCTTGGTCAGTCAATAGCACGCGCAATGGGACGCAAGTTCCAGCGCATCGCTCTCGGTGGAATGCATGATGAAGCGGAGATCAGAGGCCACAGGCGCACCTATATCGGCTCAATGCCGGGCAGGATAATTCAGAGTATTCGCCGAGCAGGATCTAACAACCCCGTTTTTATGCTCGACGAGATTGACAAGGTCGGGAAAGATTTCCGTGGCGACCCGGCGTCAGCATTGCTCGAAGTTCTCGATCCGGAACAGAATGATACTTTCTCGGATCATTATCTTGACTGTCCGTTCGATTTGTCGAAGGTGATGTTTATCACGACCGCAAATGTTCTCGACACGATACCCGATGTGCTGCGCGACCGGATGGAAGTAATCCGGATACCGGGATACACCGATCTCGAGAAGATACAGATCGCTAAGAAATATCTTGTGCCGCGCGAACTCGAGAACCATGGGCTGAAACATACAAACATCGATTTCAGGGATGCGGCGATCAAGAAGATGATCAACGAGTACACGCGCGAGTCGGGACTCCGCAATCTGAATCGCGAAATCGCGACGGCCTGCCGCAAGGTCGCGCGCGGTGTAGCTGAAGGCAAACATAAGAAAGTTTCTGTCGTCACGGGCAATGTGAATCAGTTCCTGGGGCCGCCTAAATTTGTAAGAGAGAAAGCCGAGCGTGTAGGGCAGGTTGGCGCTGCCGCAGGGCTGGCGTGGACTTCTGCCGGCGGTGAGGTGCTATATGTCGAGGCGACAAAAATGGCGGGAAAGGGCAGTCTCACTCTGACCGGACATCTCGGAGAAGTGATGAAAGAATCGGTACAGGCTGCGTTATCCTTTATCAGGTCACAGTCCGGATTGCTCTGTCTAAATGAGCATTCGTTCGAGAATACCGATATTCACGTTCATGTGCCCGCGGGCGCGGTTCCTAAAGATGGACCGTCGGCGGGAATCACGATGGCGACCGCGATAGCGTCGCTTATGTGCAACCGGCCGGTCAAACCGAGGATTGCTATGACCGGCGAGATCACTCTCAGGGGAAATGTCCTGCCGATTGGTGGCCTCAAAGAGAAGCTTCTCGGAGCGTATGCTGCTGGGATGACTACTGTGATTCTGCCACAGAAGAATCGAAAGGACACACAGGAAATTCCCGAAGAGTTGATGAAGAATCTCAAGCTCGAATTCGTCGACAACATCCA
It includes:
- a CDS encoding dihydroorotate dehydrogenase, which produces MNDIDLSVEIAGVRFRNPILTASGTFGYGEEFNEYIDLSKLGGIVTKSVTLNPRPGHPPPRTCETAGGMLNAIGLANVGIERFVEEKIPFLKTLDTNVIVNVAGFSLDEYIEVTRRLNDCDGIAMLEINISCPNVGADGLEFSSSEQSAHKLTSELKKVSKYPLIIKLSPNVTNIAAIAKSCEDAGADALSLINTLVGMGVDHYTFKPKLTNITGGLSGPAIKPVALACVMKVYGQVRIPLIGIGGIMNHYDVAQFFIVGATAVQFGTANFIDPNATIDAVDGLKKYLRDINIPAIRQLVGRLRT
- the pyrF gene encoding orotidine-5'-phosphate decarboxylase, encoding MKYKEKIAQLVTERKTVICVGLDTDIEKIPAHLKTFDNPILEFNRQIIEATSDIVCSYKPNIAFYESLGSQGWEVLKKTVEAVPKSVPVIIDAKRGDIGNTSAMYAKAIFEDLGGDAVTLSPYLGEDSLAPFIEYKDKFSFILCVTSNAGAQDFQFLEVNDRPLYHHVAESVLKWNKNDNLGLVVGAPYPQKIKELRAISGNLPFLIPGVGAQGGDLEAAVRFGSDEGTSLVVVNNARAVLYASDGVDFAEKAREEVQKLNQIISGLGIY
- the lon gene encoding endopeptidase La → MVVFPYVVVPLMISSQKNARLVDDALMAGRTIGLVAQKSGESDSPGPDDIYRIGTTATILKMLRFPDGSVRFLVQGLSRFRITEFTELSPNLTAKVEYLDEHTGDSIKIEALNRNILEILRKVVDLAPNLAEEVYVSALNQESPSKLADYAATNINISQEERQELLETLDVRKRLEKVHAYLNKELEVLELSKKIQSDAASEMGKSQKEYILREQLKAIHRELGEADDRTAEVEEFKQKIGEAKMHPVAQEAALKELDRLSRMNPSAAEYTVSRTYIEWLISLPWAISIEDDLDIKRAAKILNEDHYDLEKVKERILEYLAVRMLKPDVKGPILCFAGPPGVGKTSLGQSIARAMGRKFQRIALGGMHDEAEIRGHRRTYIGSMPGRIIQSIRRAGSNNPVFMLDEIDKVGKDFRGDPASALLEVLDPEQNDTFSDHYLDCPFDLSKVMFITTANVLDTIPDVLRDRMEVIRIPGYTDLEKIQIAKKYLVPRELENHGLKHTNIDFRDAAIKKMINEYTRESGLRNLNREIATACRKVARGVAEGKHKKVSVVTGNVNQFLGPPKFVREKAERVGQVGAAAGLAWTSAGGEVLYVEATKMAGKGSLTLTGHLGEVMKESVQAALSFIRSQSGLLCLNEHSFENTDIHVHVPAGAVPKDGPSAGITMATAIASLMCNRPVKPRIAMTGEITLRGNVLPIGGLKEKLLGAYAAGMTTVILPQKNRKDTQEIPEELMKNLKLEFVDNIQQVFELALEKKATSGTSKKRATRAVGKKKKTRK